DNA sequence from the Bernardetia sp. genome:
GAGCAGCTCCTCCTATAAGTCCTCCATCTACATCAGCACAAGCAAAGAGTTCTTTTGCATTGCTTGGCTTACAGCTTCCACCATAAAGGATTGGAGTTTTATCAGCAATTTCTTGTCCATATTTGCTTGCAATATGTTCTCTTATAGCTGCGTGGATTTCTTGAGCTTGCTCACTAGAAGCTGTTTTTCCTGTTCCAATAGCCCAAATAGGTTCGTAAGCAATCACAACTTTTTCAAACTTAGAAGCAGGTAAATGAAAAAGGCTTTCTGAAATCTGATTCTTGATAAATTCAATGTGGTTTCCTTCTTCTCTTAGCTCCAACGTTTCACCACAACAAAAAATGGGTAGCATACCGTTACCAAAAATCAAATCTATTTTTTGAGCAATTTCTTGATTTGTTTCTTTAAAATATTGTCTTCTTTCACTATGCCCTATAATTACATATTCAACTTGATAAGACACAAGCATTTCTGCTGATACTTCACCTGTATATGCTCCCTCTGCTTGAGAAGCTACATTTTGAGCCCCTAAGTGAACATTTTTAACATTTTTAAAAAGTGACTTGATAGTAGAAATATGTACAAAAGAAGGACAAAGAATAAGTTTTACCCCATTTTGATTTGTTCCTAGCTCGTCGTTGCTCATTCCAACGATTTCAGCAGTAAGGCTTTGAGCTTCTTCTTTTATAAGATTCATTTTCCAATTTCCTGCTACAATTTTTTGACGCATAGTTGAGTCTGTTTTAATGTTTTGCTTAGAAAAGACAAATATTTTTTATGCTTTTTTGTGCGTATAAATCATATTTATAAAATAATTTCTAAGCTAAATGAATGTTTTGAATATAGAATTATTTTCCGTTAGAGTACTGGAAATGAACAGATATTTTTTGTTCTGTGTGTCACAGAACAGGGAAAAAATACCATTTGTTGGTGTTTGAGCGTAGCGAGACCAACAACTTTTTATCTCATGTCCAGCACTCTAATTTTCCGTTTTTTGTTAAAAATGCACAACAAAATTTAATAACTTGTTTTTAGATTTGCCGTTAGACAAAATACAGCTATAAAATTGTGTATTTTTACAAAAAATATCTGCAAAAATAAGAAAAACTAAATTAGCACTTACCACAAGTTAATAAAATAAGTATTTATGATAACTATACTCTCTCCTTCCAAAACTCAAGACTTTGAAAAACCCAACCGAACAGCGATACATACTCAGCCCGAATTTGTATTAGATAGTAAGGAACTTTTAGAGACTCTACAAGAAAAAACAGTTGAAGAATTGCAAGAGGTAATGCAAGTGAGTGAGAGACTGGCATTTCTAAACTACAATCGCTTTCAAGACATACAATTTCCCTTTACTCCAGAATATGATAGGCAAGCAATTATTGCCTTCCGTGGTGATGTGTATGATGGTTTGGATGTAGATTCGCTTACCGAAGATGATTTGTATTTTGCACACGGAAACTTGCGTATTCTTTCTGGTTTTTATGGCATTTTACGTCCCCTTGACCTCATTCAGCCCTATCGCCTAGAAATGGGAACACCCTTAAAAACCAAAAGAGGCAATAGTTTATACAAATTTTGGGATAAATTCTTGACAGATTATTTCAACACTCGTTATCAAGATGATGTAATAATAAACTTGGCTTCCAAAGAATATTCTAAAGCAATCGTAAACAGGCATTTGAAACTAGGTGTGATTACCCCTGTGTTTAAAGAAGAGAAAAATGGAGAACTCCGAACAGTCGCTATTTTTGCAAAACGAGCAAGAGGTAAAATGGCTCGTTATATTGTTCAAAATAGAGTTAAGCAGGCAAGCAAATTGAAAAACTTTGAAGAAGATGGCTATCATTTTGACTCAGAATTGTCTTCTGATACAGAATGGGTTTTCAGAAGAGTACAGCCTAAAAAAATAGATACCAAGCCAATTAAGAAGTCTAAAAAAGTAGCTTCTCAAGAAGAAGAGTAATGATGATAATTAGCTAGACTTAAAACGTATCTAATACATCTTTTGAAAAATAAACATAAAATTATTATTTTAGTATCTAATTAATACAGCAATCCGTAGAAATAAATTTATACTTGCTTAATAATAAAAATATTCTTAACTATGATTCATCATGTAAATAACGAATTTGGCTCTGTCTGTCTAACTGTAGAGTATGACAAAAAATCTCAATGGGTCTTTTATCAGTGGAAAGGTTTTATTCGCATGCAAGACATCAAAACAGGATATAATAAAATTATAGAGCAAGTAGCTGAAAATAATGCGATTGCTGTTTTGGCAGACCATAGCCAAATTGTAGGACCATGGAATGAAGCAAACGAATGGCTTACAAAAGATTGGACTCCTCGGGCTATTGAGGCAGGAATGTTTTACTGGGCTATCAATACAGGTAATGATTTATTTTCTAATATTTCTTTAGAAATGTTTTTGAGCAAGAATAGTGAAGGAAGATATAAGGTACAAGTTTTTGAACAGCTTGCTGATGCTAGTAAATGGCTTTCCAACAGAGTTATGTTAGACCCTACTCCTAAAAAAGCAGCTCAACTTCCAAATTCATCTCAAAAAGAATTGCCTAATTCATCATCAAAAATAGTAGAGAAAAAAACGATTGGAAAAAGACTGTAACGCCTTTTTGACACAAAAAACTAAAAAAACCTTCTCAAAATTAGTTATTATAGACTATTTTGGGAAGGTTTGTTTTTTTACAGTAAGAATATATGCTCTTTTTGAGTAATTTATATTTCATATTATGAGAGCAGAATTAAATTAGGCGTGTTGTAGATACGGTTTCCAATTTTCATCTCCCATTCTTGAAAACTCACGCAAAAACATTACAAAAGTAGGCTTAAACGGCTTGTAAGGAAGTGTCATGCCTACATCTTCAAGACTGAAATCACTTTTCTTTGCATTGCAACGCTGACAAGCACTTACCAAGTTTGTCCAAGAAGTTTTTCCCCCTTGTGAACGAGGTACAACGTGGTCTAAGGTAAGGTCTTTGGTGCTGTTGCAGTACACACACTGATTTCCGTCTCGTTTGAAAATGTTTTGACGTGTGAGCATTACTCCTCTGTACGGAATATTGATGTATGAATTTAGGCGAATGACAGAAGGGGCAGCAAAAGCCTTATTTACAGTTTGGATAAAACCTCCTTGTACGGTATTTACTGTTTCAGCTTTTTGTAGATAGACAAGCAAAAAGGCTTTGGCCACACTACACACTGAAATAGCACGATAATCTGCATTCAATACTAAAACTTTCCGACTAACCATGACTTTAGAATTTTGGATTAATGGAGAAATAAAACAAATGAAATTCTAATATTAGAAATCATATATTTTGTATATGCCAAAATTATGCAAATTAAATTTGCTAAATTATTAAATCTACATAAAATCATAATTAAAATTTTGATTTATACATAATCTTGTTATATACTTTTCCAAAACCCAAAGACAATAAATAAAGTTCAAAAAACATCTTTAGTAGTACAAAAAACTACTTATAGTCTTTCATTAGCTTTTTTATTCTCTCATTGAAATTATTCTCATTGATACCTATTAATTCATCTATAGTTTTCATGTAGTTATCAAATTTTTTCTTTCCCCCTCCACTATTAACTAGCTCTAATACGCCAATTTTGCCTTTTTTAAGGAGTACTTCATCTACAATAATACTGGAAATAACAGAACGTACTGAAAGGTCATTTGCAATGCTATCAAAAATGGGATAATCTTCTTTAAATAATTGCCATAATGTGCTATCTTGATTCTGAATAAGATAATTTTCTAGTTCCTTGATTAACCTCTTCTGTGTTACCATCTTGCCTTCCTCATCTGTATAATAAGCATTACCTAGCGTATAGGCTACTCCCTCTTCAGCAATCCAATTTCTATCTTCTCTTTTATTGACTAATCCAGAATAATAATGAAAAACATCATGTGAAAAGTCCTCATGATTCATAAATATTGTATTGGCTATCACACCATATCCTCCAGTAGCTATTCCATTTGCGCTATACGAATAATCAAAACCAATCAGTTGCATGATTTCTTTATAGCTATCACACATATAAAAGTCCATTTTCTCAGCTTTTAAACCCATTAAAGTAGCTATTTGAGTGTTTTTCTTATCAAAGATTATAGCTTGCTCTATATCTAATTTACCTTGATGAAAATAAGTAATGTTTCCAATTTTTGTCTTTTGCCAATATCTAGTTAAATAATTTAAGGGAACAGAAAAAGTAATATTCTCTTTTGTGCAGTCTGCTATGAGCGTAAAAATATAAGGCAAAATAATTTGTTCATCTTTCTTATAAAGATAAGCAACTGATATGGAATACTGCTGGCTATCAATTGGATAGATATTTATAAGTTGTTTGTCTAATATCAGTTTAGCCACAGAGTCTTTTTTTTGTTCATAACGCATAAGCTTATCAATTACTGAAATTGTAAAGTCTCTTTTATTTTTTGAAATTAAGTTCGTATCTAATTTCTGTATAATAATCTGATGCAGTAGAGAGTCTAGTTGTTGTATAACCTTTTTCTTTTCTCTTCCCTCTATATTTATGTGTTTGGGTATAACTATAAAATCTTGAGCTTGAATCTGTATTGACACCAAAATCAATACAAAAGCTATCACATATTTTTTCATTTTAAATTTTAATTTTAGTCTAAAAAAAATTACGAATTACAGTACTATAAAACTCCTAGTATTCTGTAATTCGCAATTAGAAAATTCATAATTATTCTACCACTTCTCCATTAAAACGTAGTACGATAGGTTTTTCATCACCAGCGACCATTACAGTAACTGTTTTGTTGAAAGCCCCTACTTTAGCAGCATTGAAAGTTGCCTTTATACTACTCGCTTGCCCTGCTGGAATTGCCTCTTTA
Encoded proteins:
- the tpiA gene encoding triose-phosphate isomerase, with product MRQKIVAGNWKMNLIKEEAQSLTAEIVGMSNDELGTNQNGVKLILCPSFVHISTIKSLFKNVKNVHLGAQNVASQAEGAYTGEVSAEMLVSYQVEYVIIGHSERRQYFKETNQEIAQKIDLIFGNGMLPIFCCGETLELREEGNHIEFIKNQISESLFHLPASKFEKVVIAYEPIWAIGTGKTASSEQAQEIHAAIREHIASKYGQEIADKTPILYGGSCKPSNAKELFACADVDGGLIGGAALKSRDFIEIAKSF
- the yaaA gene encoding peroxide stress protein YaaA, giving the protein MITILSPSKTQDFEKPNRTAIHTQPEFVLDSKELLETLQEKTVEELQEVMQVSERLAFLNYNRFQDIQFPFTPEYDRQAIIAFRGDVYDGLDVDSLTEDDLYFAHGNLRILSGFYGILRPLDLIQPYRLEMGTPLKTKRGNSLYKFWDKFLTDYFNTRYQDDVIINLASKEYSKAIVNRHLKLGVITPVFKEEKNGELRTVAIFAKRARGKMARYIVQNRVKQASKLKNFEEDGYHFDSELSSDTEWVFRRVQPKKIDTKPIKKSKKVASQEEE
- a CDS encoding HNH endonuclease; protein product: MVSRKVLVLNADYRAISVCSVAKAFLLVYLQKAETVNTVQGGFIQTVNKAFAAPSVIRLNSYINIPYRGVMLTRQNIFKRDGNQCVYCNSTKDLTLDHVVPRSQGGKTSWTNLVSACQRCNAKKSDFSLEDVGMTLPYKPFKPTFVMFLREFSRMGDENWKPYLQHA